A single Loxodonta africana isolate mLoxAfr1 chromosome 24, mLoxAfr1.hap2, whole genome shotgun sequence DNA region contains:
- the TMEM74B gene encoding transmembrane protein 74B — protein sequence MASPPGLELKTLSNGPQASRRLAALGPVAPPRDGVENACFSSEEHETHFQNPREAGIGSSPSLPGGVTLRPRSQRDDTSLHSEEGPGLEPVSRPVDYGFVSALVFLVSGILLVVTAYAIPREARVNPDTVTAREMESLEMYYARLGSHLDKCIIAGLGLLTVGGMLLSVLLMVSLCKGELYRRQTFVPGRGPRKTYGSINLRMRQLSGDGGQALVENEVVQVSETSHTLQGS from the coding sequence ATGGCATCGCCCCCTGGTCTGGAACTGAAGACACTGAGCAATGGTCCCCAGGCCTCCAGGAGACTGGCTGCTCTGGGCCCGGTGGCTCCACCAAGGGACGGTGTGGAGAATGCCTGCTTTTCCTCGGAGGAGCACGagacccatttccagaaccccagAGAAGCGGGAATAGGCAGCTCCCCTAGCCTCCCAGGGGGTGTCACCTTACGGCCCCGATCCCAGCGGGATGATACGTCCCTGCATTCGGAAGAAGGGCCAGGCCTGGAGCCCGTGAGCCGCCCAGTGGATTACGGCTTTGTCTCTGCCCTGGTTTTCCTGGTGAGTGGGATCCTCCTGGTGGTGACAGCGTACGCCATCCCCCGCGAGGCCCGCGTCAACCCGGACACAGTGACAGCGCGGGAGATGGAAAGCCTAGAGATGTACTACGCCCGCCTGGGCTCCCACCTGGACAAGTGCATCATTGCGGGCCTGGGGCTGCTCACGGTGGGCGGCATGCTCTTGTCGGTGCTGCTCATGGTCTCCCTGTGCAAGGGCGAGCTGTACCGCCGGCAGACCTTCGTCCCTGGCAGGGGCCCCAGGAAAACCTACGGCTCTATTAACCTGCGCATGAGACAGCTCAGTGGGGATGGGGGCCAGGCCCTGGTGGAGAATGAAGTTGTCCAGGTCTCAGAGACCAGCCATACCCTCCAGGGCTCTTAA